The Paenibacillus sp. FSL R7-0204 genome includes a region encoding these proteins:
- a CDS encoding beta-ketoacyl-[acyl-carrier-protein] synthase family protein, giving the protein MRSRIVVTGISAITPLGNQLESIVTNLKAGHSGIRPIERYQVGNLPVKHAAMIDDSGLDRVQYPVAGNIIFKLFYSCVKELLETGGPGRFYAPERISLIVGTDPNTSSPEDLRYLYVYGNEGQPPSEPMDLDTLLANHPSYMFYHAARDFGIGGPSIANFGTCAASAQAIGDAMLMLRSGDADAVITGGVSSKLDPMSLARLCRLGALEPTKEDCTENCSPFDLNRNGFTIGEGSVLFLLEREEDALSRHAPIYAEIRGYGSSLDGYSITDPHESSLGMILSMERAIEDAGVPLEAIRYINAHGTGTPKNDKHETEAIKAVFGPLAGQLDISSTKSMHGHLMTAAGAMETLVTILSLGNGFIPPTINHRTPDPQCDLNYTPNISKPADIETALTNSFGMGGQNASLVIAKYKRG; this is encoded by the coding sequence ATTGTCACAAATCTGAAGGCGGGTCATTCAGGAATCAGGCCGATTGAACGGTATCAGGTGGGGAACCTGCCTGTTAAACATGCAGCTATGATTGACGATTCGGGGCTGGACCGGGTGCAGTACCCTGTTGCCGGCAATATTATTTTCAAGCTATTCTACTCCTGCGTGAAGGAGCTTCTGGAAACCGGCGGTCCGGGAAGGTTCTATGCTCCCGAACGCATCAGCTTAATTGTAGGCACAGACCCCAATACCTCCTCTCCTGAGGATCTCCGTTATCTGTATGTTTATGGTAATGAAGGGCAGCCTCCCTCTGAGCCGATGGATCTCGATACACTGCTCGCCAATCATCCATCGTATATGTTTTATCATGCTGCCCGTGATTTTGGCATAGGAGGCCCAAGTATAGCGAATTTCGGCACTTGCGCTGCTTCCGCGCAGGCGATTGGCGACGCCATGCTTATGCTGAGATCCGGGGATGCCGATGCGGTGATAACCGGGGGAGTCTCGTCCAAGTTGGACCCGATGTCGCTGGCCCGCCTCTGCCGGCTCGGTGCGCTTGAGCCCACGAAGGAGGATTGCACTGAGAATTGCTCCCCGTTTGACCTGAACAGGAACGGCTTTACGATTGGAGAGGGTTCTGTTCTATTTCTTCTGGAGCGTGAGGAGGATGCACTTAGCCGGCATGCGCCGATCTATGCGGAGATACGGGGGTATGGCAGCTCGCTGGACGGTTATTCCATCACCGACCCGCATGAGTCTTCTCTGGGAATGATCCTGTCCATGGAGCGGGCTATTGAGGATGCCGGAGTGCCGCTGGAGGCCATCCGCTACATTAACGCACATGGCACAGGAACACCCAAGAACGATAAACATGAGACTGAAGCGATTAAGGCAGTCTTCGGCCCCCTCGCCGGGCAACTGGACATCAGCTCCACCAAATCGATGCATGGTCATCTCATGACAGCCGCCGGGGCCATGGAGACTCTGGTAACGATACTTAGCCTGGGCAACGGGTTCATTCCGCCAACGATCAATCACAGAACCCCTGATCCCCAGTGTGACCTGAACTATACTCCGAATATATCCAAACCTGCGGACATAGAGACGGCCCTCACCAATTCATTCGGCATGGGCGGACAGAATGCGTCTCTTGTCATTGCTAAATATAAGCGGGGATGA
- a CDS encoding arylamine N-acetyltransferase: METPSAWAMLYLKRIGMDAEPPSLDYLQRLVRSRMTRLAFENISKLHYLKAFEEQQFYLPPQEVYMEHMYRFDYSGVCHTGNYYFCKLLQELGYDAYPIKYASHLATIVKLADRLYYTDVALGHPTHYPLDISQPHELTIHHSRVMGYPDPGNKLKFHLVHGITGKEQHHWTFRPYERAGLPEVHRLIHWSNEPQRLFTTILRVYLWQPDRQRSLSLVNDTFTIRYQEGHEQMKLHSIQEIQDIVHNEFGMSNLPVHEAVETLESLGTPIWGA; encoded by the coding sequence ATGGAGACTCCTTCAGCATGGGCTATGTTGTACTTGAAGCGGATCGGCATGGATGCGGAGCCTCCCAGCCTGGATTATCTGCAGCGCTTAGTCAGGTCACGGATGACTCGTCTAGCGTTTGAGAATATCTCCAAGCTGCACTATCTTAAGGCCTTTGAGGAACAGCAGTTCTATCTTCCTCCGCAGGAAGTCTACATGGAGCATATGTACAGATTCGATTACTCCGGCGTGTGCCACACGGGCAATTATTATTTCTGCAAGCTGCTGCAGGAGCTTGGCTATGACGCTTATCCTATTAAATATGCTTCGCATCTGGCAACCATAGTGAAGCTTGCAGACCGGCTCTATTATACGGATGTAGCACTGGGGCATCCCACCCATTATCCGCTGGATATCTCCCAGCCGCATGAGCTTACGATTCACCACTCCCGAGTTATGGGGTATCCTGACCCGGGCAACAAGCTTAAATTCCATCTGGTGCACGGCATTACAGGCAAAGAACAGCATCACTGGACATTTCGTCCCTATGAACGCGCAGGCTTGCCCGAAGTTCACCGGCTTATTCATTGGAGTAATGAGCCGCAGCGCCTGTTCACCACCATTCTGCGGGTCTATCTGTGGCAGCCGGACCGGCAGCGCTCACTGTCTCTTGTAAATGATACATTCACCATTCGGTATCAGGAGGGCCATGAGCAAATGAAGCTGCATTCCATACAGGAGATTCAGGATATTGTGCACAATGAATTCGGTATGAGTAATCTCCCGGTTCATGAAGCTGTAGAAACCCTGGAATCCCTGGGCACACCAATATGGGGTGCATAA
- a CDS encoding bifunctional metallophosphatase/5'-nucleotidase → MMEPAASRNLCKIVIIATSDVHGNLWGYRYEDGLDTVNDGLARVAAYVRELRESGTEILLIDNGDVFQGNMLTDDVYNKRPDDRHPVAAALNAMGYAALTLGNHEFNFGLGLIGRIKQELNFPVLAANVWDTEGRPFAEPYVILEQHGMRIAVIGLTNPNVPRWDGSKVEGLRFGHMAETAQAIAASLRAEGKADLIVISAHAGMVAEFDEEGGSDAAGRIAELVPEADVLLVGHMHITVNQRIGNTVIGGPRDRGREVVRFDVTLELDGGQPKVVSREVTVIDMNGWKPDPELCSLVAEAHEETLRFIADGGGGPSIEGEGGILGYAAANFQPEETAGLPVGRVQDTAVITLIQRAMLEASGADVAATSLFNDKADLKQGPLTYADVYRIYPFDNVLYVVTVTGKELKDYMEASAAHFRQWQPGDTNITADPEVPSYLYDMFAGINYQIDISQPVGRRIIHLAYRGRPLADTDELQLAVNNYRYSSLLKASGLVSAVKHWESDCSVREMLVHYIRDRQTVIPEVDHNWSITGMV, encoded by the coding sequence ATGATGGAACCGGCAGCAAGCCGTAACCTGTGCAAGATTGTGATTATCGCTACCTCGGATGTTCATGGCAATCTGTGGGGCTACCGTTATGAAGACGGACTCGATACCGTAAATGATGGGCTCGCCAGAGTAGCCGCTTACGTCCGCGAACTTAGAGAGAGCGGGACCGAGATTCTGCTGATCGATAACGGTGACGTATTCCAGGGGAATATGCTGACTGACGATGTCTACAATAAGCGGCCGGATGACAGGCATCCGGTTGCGGCAGCACTTAATGCCATGGGCTATGCCGCGCTGACGCTGGGCAACCATGAGTTTAACTTCGGCCTTGGCCTGATCGGGCGAATCAAGCAGGAGCTGAACTTCCCGGTGCTCGCTGCGAATGTCTGGGATACGGAAGGCAGGCCGTTTGCAGAGCCGTATGTGATTCTTGAGCAGCACGGCATGCGGATTGCGGTCATCGGACTGACGAATCCCAACGTTCCACGCTGGGATGGAAGTAAGGTAGAGGGCCTACGGTTCGGCCATATGGCCGAGACCGCGCAGGCGATTGCCGCCTCCCTCCGGGCGGAAGGGAAGGCGGACCTGATTGTGATCAGCGCCCATGCGGGCATGGTCGCAGAGTTCGATGAAGAGGGCGGTTCGGATGCTGCCGGACGGATTGCGGAGCTTGTTCCTGAAGCAGATGTACTGCTGGTCGGCCATATGCATATTACCGTGAACCAGCGTATAGGGAATACCGTTATTGGAGGGCCGCGGGACCGGGGGCGGGAAGTTGTACGCTTCGACGTTACACTAGAGCTTGACGGCGGTCAGCCCAAGGTTGTGAGCCGGGAGGTCACGGTGATAGATATGAACGGCTGGAAGCCGGACCCGGAACTCTGCAGTCTGGTTGCCGAGGCGCATGAAGAGACCCTCCGGTTCATCGCTGATGGCGGCGGTGGCCCTTCCATAGAGGGGGAGGGCGGCATTTTGGGTTATGCTGCCGCTAATTTCCAACCTGAAGAGACTGCCGGCCTGCCAGTGGGACGAGTTCAGGATACGGCGGTCATTACCTTGATCCAGCGCGCCATGCTGGAGGCCAGCGGGGCGGATGTTGCCGCTACGAGCCTGTTCAACGACAAGGCGGATCTGAAGCAGGGACCGCTGACGTATGCAGATGTCTACCGCATTTATCCTTTTGACAATGTGCTGTATGTTGTGACCGTCACCGGCAAGGAGCTGAAGGATTATATGGAAGCTTCGGCTGCCCATTTCCGGCAGTGGCAGCCCGGGGATACGAATATCACCGCCGATCCTGAGGTGCCGAGCTACCTCTACGATATGTTCGCCGGGATTAATTATCAGATCGACATCTCGCAGCCGGTAGGCCGGCGGATCATCCACCTGGCCTACCGGGGCAGACCGCTTGCCGATACGGACGAGCTACAGCTTGCCGTCAACAATTATCGTTACAGCAGCCTGTTGAAGGCCTCGGGACTGGTCAGCGCCGTCAAGCACTGGGAGTCGGACTGCAGCGTCCGCGAGATGCTGGTTCATTATATCCGGGACCGCCAGACGGTCATACCGGAGGTAGATCATAACTGGTCAATTACCGGAATGGTTTGA
- a CDS encoding carbohydrate ABC transporter permease, whose product MLKTTKNTGLYLLMGLIAVLQLFPLYWLVVSAFKDNSEIIGGVVWALPTEWRFSNFSEAWVSAKVNQYFFNSVSVTLITLFFVLLFASMMAYALTRMRFKYNGLILFILLMGVMVPIHATLIPLFMILKNLGLLSSRLSIILPYIAVNLPIGVYMLSAFLRSMPKELEEAAFIDGCGVVKSFFKVVLPLLKPPLASVAIFVFLAVWNELLMAATFIQKESLRTLPLGLMNFSGQYSISWGPLAAAMVISTLPILLAYVLFSDQMEKSFTAGAILK is encoded by the coding sequence ATGCTGAAGACTACCAAAAACACAGGCCTCTATCTGCTGATGGGCCTCATTGCCGTCCTCCAGTTGTTCCCGCTCTACTGGCTTGTGGTCAGTGCATTTAAGGATAATTCGGAGATTATCGGCGGAGTGGTCTGGGCGCTCCCCACAGAATGGCGGTTTAGCAATTTCTCAGAGGCCTGGGTAAGCGCCAAGGTGAATCAATACTTTTTCAACAGTGTGTCAGTTACGCTGATTACCCTCTTTTTCGTGCTGCTGTTCGCTTCGATGATGGCTTACGCGCTGACACGGATGAGATTCAAATATAACGGACTGATTCTGTTCATTCTGCTCATGGGGGTCATGGTGCCGATTCATGCTACGCTGATTCCGTTGTTCATGATCCTGAAGAATCTTGGCCTTCTCAGCTCACGGCTGTCGATTATCCTGCCGTACATTGCCGTGAATCTGCCGATTGGCGTCTATATGCTGTCTGCGTTCCTGCGGAGTATGCCGAAGGAGCTGGAGGAAGCCGCGTTTATCGACGGCTGCGGGGTAGTGAAGTCCTTCTTCAAGGTCGTGCTGCCGCTGCTGAAGCCGCCTCTGGCCTCGGTTGCGATCTTCGTGTTCCTCGCCGTGTGGAATGAGCTGCTGATGGCGGCAACCTTCATCCAGAAGGAATCGCTGCGGACGCTGCCGCTCGGGCTGATGAACTTCAGCGGCCAGTACAGCATTAGCTGGGGACCGCTGGCTGCAGCAATGGTAATCTCCACGCTGCCGATTCTGCTCGCTTATGTGCTGTTCAGCGACCAGATGGAGAAGAGTTTCACCGCAGGCGCAATTCTGAAATAA
- a CDS encoding carbohydrate ABC transporter permease yields the protein MERALSDKKLIALFLVPGLTVFLVFYFVPILMTAYYSFQEWDGINPMAFVGLDNYTKMFTADKSFWKAVWNSVAFLLTGVFVQLPLSFGLALLVSRKMKGRKWFRNIYFFPVVMSTTMVSLLWVKIYDPNIGMLNTLLEAAHLGSWAQAWLGDTKTALLSVLIVTTWHYVGYNMLILFAGIQGISEQYYEAAKLDGAVGWKAVRYITLPLLSDVLRICVVLNVIYALKTFESVYVMTNGGPLHSTTMIALKMFQEAFLKQNFGYGSALAVFMVLECLIIAWVLNKVLTREKIEY from the coding sequence ATGGAAAGAGCGCTCTCGGATAAGAAATTAATCGCTTTGTTTCTAGTGCCTGGTTTAACCGTATTTCTGGTCTTCTATTTCGTGCCGATCCTCATGACAGCGTATTACAGCTTCCAGGAGTGGGACGGAATTAACCCTATGGCCTTCGTGGGCCTGGACAATTACACCAAGATGTTCACCGCAGATAAAAGCTTCTGGAAGGCGGTATGGAACAGTGTGGCCTTCCTGCTGACAGGCGTGTTCGTTCAGCTTCCGCTCTCGTTCGGCCTGGCGCTGCTGGTCTCCCGCAAAATGAAGGGACGTAAATGGTTCCGCAATATTTACTTTTTCCCGGTGGTCATGTCAACGACGATGGTCAGTCTGCTGTGGGTCAAAATCTACGATCCGAACATTGGGATGCTGAACACACTGCTGGAAGCCGCTCACCTCGGCAGCTGGGCGCAGGCTTGGCTTGGAGACACCAAGACAGCACTCTTGTCAGTCCTGATCGTAACAACCTGGCATTATGTTGGCTATAACATGCTGATACTGTTCGCCGGTATCCAGGGTATCTCGGAGCAGTACTATGAGGCTGCGAAGCTGGATGGAGCTGTCGGCTGGAAAGCCGTCCGTTATATCACGCTTCCGTTATTATCTGATGTGCTGCGGATCTGTGTCGTGCTCAACGTGATTTATGCGCTTAAGACCTTTGAAAGTGTGTATGTGATGACGAATGGCGGACCGCTGCATTCCACAACCATGATTGCTCTGAAAATGTTCCAGGAAGCGTTCCTGAAGCAGAACTTCGGTTACGGCAGCGCACTTGCTGTGTTCATGGTGCTGGAGTGTCTAATCATCGCCTGGGTGCTCAATAAAGTGCTTACCCGTGAAAAAATTGAATATTAA
- a CDS encoding ABC transporter substrate-binding protein codes for MFGKKLGVVAASIALSSVVLSACGGANGNEGATQNQDAKAAEGKESVSLWMFDADPMYQAAAEATAAEVGVDLNYEYIQDETYKTKISVALAANELPDVFQQHAGKSYRTPVLQSKTVAPLNDTLDSTGLGAKFLDNQLVKEEDGNIYSVPSNISTTLVFYYNKKLMSDLGATPPATWDDLQALVSKAGDKGIIPIALGGKERWQGDLLYNLLVARQDVNAFDNAIKGDAKFTDAPFVDAAKQVATLVSSNAFQKGFLGSAYLDAQELFKNDKALIWIDGSFNFGALSKAMGDNLGYIAFPKTGAEDVYSATIGFQNSAAPYSLFVNNSSKHVGKAKEFAIKLSLKLNDEFVRKGLPGYAASEVKSESQNEQLSAYATDISKTAKTQAMWFGLLSADTGQEYRDMTQQLYGGNLTPEEYTAQLETLLRSAE; via the coding sequence ATGTTCGGAAAAAAGCTTGGGGTAGTTGCAGCATCCATCGCGCTTAGCAGTGTAGTGCTTAGTGCTTGCGGAGGAGCCAATGGTAACGAAGGGGCAACTCAGAATCAGGATGCGAAAGCGGCGGAAGGCAAGGAATCTGTCTCCTTATGGATGTTCGATGCAGATCCGATGTACCAGGCTGCTGCCGAGGCTACCGCAGCGGAAGTCGGCGTGGATTTGAATTATGAGTACATACAGGACGAGACCTACAAGACCAAAATCAGTGTTGCGCTGGCTGCCAATGAGCTTCCGGATGTCTTCCAGCAGCATGCCGGGAAGTCCTACCGGACACCTGTACTGCAATCGAAAACGGTTGCCCCGCTGAACGATACCCTGGATTCCACAGGACTTGGCGCGAAATTTCTGGACAACCAGCTGGTGAAGGAGGAAGACGGCAATATCTATTCCGTTCCTTCCAATATCAGTACAACCCTGGTCTTCTACTATAACAAAAAGCTCATGAGCGATCTGGGCGCTACGCCTCCGGCAACCTGGGACGATCTTCAGGCGCTTGTATCCAAGGCTGGTGATAAAGGGATCATCCCTATCGCCCTTGGCGGCAAAGAAAGATGGCAGGGCGATCTGCTGTACAACCTGCTCGTAGCGCGTCAGGACGTTAACGCCTTCGACAATGCGATTAAAGGCGATGCGAAGTTTACGGATGCTCCATTTGTAGATGCAGCTAAGCAGGTAGCCACCCTGGTAAGCAGCAATGCCTTCCAGAAGGGCTTTCTCGGCTCGGCTTATCTGGATGCCCAGGAGCTTTTCAAGAACGATAAGGCTCTGATCTGGATCGACGGCAGCTTCAACTTCGGCGCGCTGTCGAAGGCCATGGGCGATAATCTCGGATATATTGCATTCCCGAAGACTGGTGCAGAGGATGTCTACAGTGCAACGATCGGCTTCCAGAACTCGGCGGCGCCTTACTCCTTGTTCGTGAACAACAGCTCCAAGCACGTGGGCAAAGCCAAGGAATTCGCCATTAAGCTGTCCCTCAAGCTCAATGATGAGTTCGTACGCAAAGGCCTGCCCGGATATGCGGCCAGCGAAGTGAAGTCGGAGTCGCAGAATGAGCAGCTGTCCGCTTATGCTACGGATATCAGCAAAACAGCCAAAACCCAAGCGATGTGGTTCGGCCTGCTGTCGGCAGATACAGGTCAGGAATACCGCGATATGACGCAGCAGCTCTATGGCGGCAATCTGACGCCTGAAGAATACACTGCACAGCTGGAAACATTGCTCCGTTCGGCAGAGTAA
- a CDS encoding response regulator transcription factor has translation MSTAPVARVLIVDDEYYFRQLLIRLVDWEAAGFEVAAEADDGSAALQIIGEQHIDLIITDIEMPNMNGLEFIGEVRKLNSAAKLIFITSYDNFSYAQQAISLGADHYLLKPVDEDAVEQALRTIRTQLTEKWEAERYINRLRIKAGDVQEPQAGDARAQKRKSSGTALIGKTIAYVTAHYAEDTLSLQSTASALFVNPSYLSHAFKKETGESFVEYVTNVRLGEAMKLLSQGASGEEAPAPKIATIARQVGYKDPFYFSKCFKKRYGMTPNTVYSGSYSDT, from the coding sequence ATGAGCACAGCACCGGTAGCCCGCGTCCTGATTGTGGATGACGAATATTATTTCAGGCAGCTGCTGATCCGTCTGGTGGATTGGGAAGCCGCCGGGTTCGAGGTGGCTGCAGAAGCCGATGACGGCTCAGCCGCGCTACAGATCATCGGGGAGCAGCATATCGATCTCATCATTACGGATATTGAGATGCCGAATATGAACGGGCTTGAATTCATTGGGGAGGTCCGTAAGCTGAATTCGGCAGCCAAGCTGATTTTCATCACCAGCTACGATAATTTCTCTTATGCACAGCAGGCTATCTCGCTTGGAGCGGACCATTATCTGCTGAAGCCCGTCGATGAGGATGCTGTCGAACAGGCCCTACGCACGATCCGGACGCAGCTGACAGAGAAGTGGGAGGCAGAGCGCTACATCAACCGGCTCAGAATCAAAGCCGGAGATGTGCAGGAGCCGCAGGCAGGCGATGCCCGTGCTCAGAAGCGGAAGAGCAGCGGCACTGCCTTAATCGGCAAGACTATTGCCTATGTGACGGCACATTATGCCGAGGATACATTGTCACTCCAGAGTACGGCCAGCGCTCTGTTTGTGAACCCTAGCTATTTAAGCCATGCGTTTAAGAAGGAGACCGGCGAGTCTTTTGTGGAATATGTGACGAACGTCCGTCTTGGCGAGGCTATGAAGCTGCTCAGCCAAGGGGCCTCCGGGGAGGAAGCCCCGGCGCCCAAGATTGCTACGATAGCCCGGCAGGTGGGCTATAAGGACCCGTTCTATTTCAGCAAATGCTTCAAGAAACGTTACGGAATGACCCCGAATACCGTATACAGCGGCTCCTATTCGGATACATAA
- a CDS encoding sensor histidine kinase — protein sequence MKRFMSYPSLLKRLRADLPYLFSGSMPLRRKILLSNLLIVLLALVIFMVSIQRIVFNQTLDRTTASSQQEVRLVKQSMETVFQSVQNFTKFVLINQDTQKLLSRDNGAGNDVAALKAIYNTLAAMLVTEPNIDSVIIESLNGNLYYTSNLTGVTRESLRIYPRAEIDAARGGAVWADSLTPAFLSGMKHKNMISVGRVIKSMEKGTPLGYIYVNIDERTLARLYHNEQNPESATLVINRNGRIISANETTRVNQTVAEASLTDWVKSVSQGTRTQEVAGDRYLVSMQSLAPYEWKVVQLVTISELTYGYWKIALLLAGFGLISILSAVLLSILFTRRLTRPLSQLSEVIVEVGSGNLERRAAADSEDEVGRLGATFNEMVERIQGLMVQVEMEEQTKRILELRLLYSQIKPHFLYNTLDTIRAMAVMSGAKDISKMLKALGEFYRISLSNGKELITVAQEQKHLESYLYIQQIRFPKLNYRISFGPGLEACLVPTMLLQPLVENAIHHGIRGMSDGGWCEITCEAESTDGQSLLLFTVRDNGKGMSEEQQRLIWSGHDSAERYSFGLQNIQDRIRLRFGGAYGILLTSAPGQGVEVKLRLPLLKQTNQQEEGTVRL from the coding sequence ATGAAGCGGTTCATGTCATATCCATCCCTCTTGAAGAGGTTAAGGGCGGATCTGCCCTATCTGTTCAGCGGCAGTATGCCGCTGCGGCGGAAGATTCTGCTAAGCAACCTCCTGATTGTCCTGCTGGCACTGGTGATTTTCATGGTCAGCATTCAGCGGATTGTCTTCAATCAGACTCTGGATAGAACCACGGCAAGCTCACAGCAGGAAGTGAGACTGGTCAAGCAGTCGATGGAGACGGTGTTCCAGTCGGTCCAGAATTTCACCAAGTTCGTGCTGATTAATCAGGACACCCAGAAGCTGCTCAGCAGAGATAACGGTGCCGGCAATGATGTGGCTGCACTGAAGGCGATCTACAATACACTGGCTGCAATGCTGGTGACCGAGCCGAATATTGATTCTGTTATTATTGAATCCTTGAATGGCAACCTCTATTACACCTCCAATCTGACCGGCGTGACCCGGGAGAGCCTTAGGATCTACCCCCGAGCGGAGATTGATGCAGCCAGAGGCGGGGCGGTCTGGGCGGATTCACTTACGCCTGCCTTTCTGTCCGGGATGAAGCACAAGAATATGATCAGTGTGGGCAGGGTCATTAAGAGCATGGAGAAGGGGACCCCGCTTGGTTATATCTATGTCAACATTGACGAGCGGACGCTTGCCCGCCTCTATCATAATGAACAGAACCCGGAAAGCGCTACGCTGGTCATTAACCGGAACGGAAGAATCATCTCTGCGAATGAAACCACAAGAGTGAACCAGACGGTCGCGGAGGCATCCCTTACGGATTGGGTCAAGTCAGTCTCACAAGGAACCCGGACCCAGGAGGTCGCCGGAGACCGTTATTTAGTATCCATGCAGAGTCTCGCTCCCTATGAGTGGAAGGTAGTCCAGCTGGTGACGATATCAGAGCTAACCTACGGGTACTGGAAAATCGCCCTGCTGCTGGCCGGGTTCGGCCTGATCAGCATCCTGTCAGCAGTGCTTTTGTCTATTCTGTTCACCCGCCGGCTGACCCGGCCTCTCAGCCAGCTTAGCGAGGTGATTGTTGAGGTGGGCAGCGGGAATCTGGAGCGGCGCGCCGCCGCCGATTCTGAGGACGAAGTCGGCCGGCTGGGAGCTACCTTCAATGAAATGGTGGAGCGCATCCAGGGCTTGATGGTCCAAGTGGAGATGGAAGAGCAGACCAAACGGATTCTGGAGCTGCGGCTGCTCTATTCGCAGATCAAGCCGCATTTCCTGTACAATACACTGGACACGATCCGTGCGATGGCTGTGATGTCGGGGGCGAAGGACATCAGCAAGATGCTGAAGGCGCTGGGAGAGTTCTACCGGATATCGCTTAGTAACGGAAAGGAGCTGATTACGGTAGCCCAGGAGCAGAAGCATCTGGAGAGCTACCTGTATATTCAGCAGATCCGTTTCCCTAAGCTGAACTACCGGATATCGTTCGGACCGGGACTGGAAGCCTGCCTGGTGCCGACTATGCTGCTTCAGCCGCTGGTCGAGAATGCGATCCACCATGGCATTAGAGGAATGTCGGACGGCGGCTGGTGTGAAATTACCTGCGAAGCGGAAAGCACGGACGGACAGAGTCTGCTTCTCTTCACCGTCCGCGACAACGGCAAAGGCATGAGTGAAGAGCAGCAGCGGCTGATCTGGTCCGGGCATGACAGCGCGGAGAGGTACAGCTTCGGACTCCAAAATATTCAGGACCGCATCCGCCTTCGGTTCGGAGGGGCTTATGGAATCCTGCTAACCTCTGCGCCGGGCCAGGGCGTAGAAGTGAAGCTGCGCTTGCCGCTGCTTAAGCAGACGAACCAACAGGAAGAGGGGACAGTCAGACTATGA